From a single Sporosarcina oncorhynchi genomic region:
- a CDS encoding DUF2207 domain-containing protein: protein MKKLTVFMLLLLFMVPSAVSAKSFSVDRVQIQGWVQPNGDVLVNEVFTYTLDGTFESIKRSFPEQHAKQIRGFNSFIINHPQPIVGELEESVLTRAVDTYKEGKFTTTYNSGDETVSILYTYTLENAVLSYDTYSDLTIEYFDRSANHDQDLKNVTITYVLPGAVGMNSIHGFLSDRQGQKPSVYRDGISFHTPNSAAYTNTRTRVFFPSDIMTKQQKISAPISFAQALQQEQDRNDQMNARISKLPILTHWVEIGSVLFLLLMGIIFLLKQRLFSLVGNTDLVLQTDPTYLTLVDQNGKFNRKNFLSGLFSLEEKGIVKAEMTQAASRFQGVVDAPQTTLVFRLLQSNEQMNKSKKVLLSHEQYLVTWLFKGRIGHRRFHLHDLAGPGEKAKRTGYVNVRKQAEFHKNHLHWHKDVVQLMTEANALSTVIPKVLKTVIIVCIWLATLIGFYLDDLNAWGMVFFTLVIALFFYIHQKDLMKKWPTIALFIALFFGSAQISDAELDLALLFMIITGAILFYLTPVAIPRSITAFYTKMSIAKFRRQVRRGMPAYLQPDEQERWLVRAYILNKSKKRLPAIKGALPETSPLLPLFALPVDPLHFSYSTWAGKAAGKGGSSYTSSFDGGGGYSDGGDGGGGAGAD, encoded by the coding sequence GTGAAGAAGTTGACTGTTTTCATGCTCCTCTTGTTGTTCATGGTGCCTTCAGCTGTTTCGGCAAAGTCGTTTAGCGTCGATCGCGTACAGATTCAAGGGTGGGTACAACCAAACGGTGACGTACTTGTGAATGAAGTGTTTACCTATACGTTAGACGGAACTTTTGAAAGCATCAAGCGTTCATTCCCGGAACAGCATGCAAAACAAATCCGTGGTTTCAACTCATTTATCATCAACCACCCTCAGCCAATTGTCGGCGAGTTGGAAGAATCAGTTTTGACGAGGGCGGTGGATACGTACAAGGAAGGCAAGTTTACGACTACCTACAATAGCGGAGATGAAACCGTTTCAATTTTGTATACCTACACCTTGGAAAACGCCGTTCTTTCATATGATACATACAGTGATCTTACGATTGAGTACTTTGACAGAAGCGCCAACCATGATCAGGATCTTAAGAATGTTACCATTACATATGTTTTGCCAGGCGCTGTTGGAATGAATAGCATCCATGGATTTCTATCCGATCGTCAAGGACAAAAGCCTTCTGTATATCGCGACGGCATTTCGTTCCATACGCCGAATTCTGCCGCGTATACAAACACGAGGACGCGTGTCTTTTTTCCTTCAGACATAATGACTAAGCAGCAGAAAATTTCGGCACCGATTTCATTTGCACAAGCGCTACAGCAAGAACAAGACCGCAACGATCAAATGAATGCGAGGATTTCAAAACTTCCTATATTGACCCACTGGGTCGAAATCGGAAGTGTTCTATTCCTACTTCTTATGGGCATTATTTTTCTGTTGAAACAACGGCTGTTTTCTCTCGTAGGCAATACGGATCTCGTTTTGCAGACGGATCCCACCTATTTGACACTCGTCGATCAGAACGGGAAGTTCAACCGGAAAAACTTTCTGTCAGGCTTGTTTTCATTAGAGGAAAAAGGGATTGTAAAAGCAGAGATGACGCAAGCAGCATCACGTTTTCAAGGAGTGGTAGATGCGCCTCAAACGACGCTCGTTTTCCGTTTACTCCAATCAAATGAACAAATGAATAAATCGAAAAAAGTCTTGTTATCACATGAACAATACTTAGTGACGTGGTTGTTCAAAGGACGTATTGGCCATCGAAGATTCCACTTACACGATTTAGCTGGCCCGGGGGAAAAGGCGAAGAGGACAGGATACGTGAATGTAAGAAAGCAGGCTGAGTTTCACAAAAACCATCTCCATTGGCATAAAGACGTTGTTCAATTAATGACGGAAGCGAATGCATTGTCGACAGTTATTCCGAAGGTGTTGAAAACGGTTATTATCGTATGTATTTGGCTCGCGACGCTCATCGGATTTTACCTGGACGATTTGAATGCCTGGGGGATGGTGTTTTTTACACTCGTTATTGCGCTATTCTTTTATATCCATCAAAAAGATTTAATGAAAAAATGGCCAACTATTGCGTTGTTCATTGCGTTATTTTTTGGCTCGGCCCAAATTTCCGACGCTGAATTGGATCTAGCACTTTTGTTTATGATTATCACCGGAGCCATTCTCTTTTATCTGACACCGGTTGCCATCCCGCGCTCTATTACAGCATTTTATACAAAGATGAGCATCGCAAAGTTCAGGAGACAAGTGCGTCGGGGAATGCCTGCATATCTCCAGCCTGACGAACAAGAACGTTGGTTGGTACGTGCGTATATATTGAACAAATCAAAGAAAAGATTACCGGCAATAAAAGGTGCTTTACCAGAAACATCCCCATTGCTTCCGCTATTTGCATTACCTGTGGATCCACTCCATTTCAGTTACTCGACATGGGCAGGTAAAGCAGCTGGGAAGGGTGGCTCTTCCTATACGAGCTCCTTTGATGGTGGCGGGGGCTATAGCGATGGTGGCGACGGCGGTGGCGGAGCAGGAGCAGATTAA
- a CDS encoding ABC transporter ATP-binding protein, translated as MIELNHVVKKYGAKRALNGVTLSIPPGKVIGLVGENGSGKSTLLKVIAGLSSINTGSVTYEGAQVTRKIAKDLAYMSDTDLFYPYFTVRELMEYYDSQFADFDLIKAKELADFLKVPHDARMKSLSKGNRGRVKIAVTLAREAKIYLLDEPFSGLDPMVRDDIAKGLIRFTNPETQTVIMSTHEIREVEPLLDEIIVMRGGQIIAHEAVDEIRDLHGMDATSWMVSLFRNPQQGKEMVK; from the coding sequence ATGATTGAATTGAACCATGTTGTTAAAAAATATGGGGCGAAACGTGCGCTGAATGGAGTGACGCTATCCATCCCCCCAGGGAAAGTGATAGGACTTGTAGGTGAAAACGGAAGTGGCAAGTCAACATTACTCAAGGTAATTGCGGGGTTATCGTCCATTAACACGGGTTCTGTAACGTATGAAGGAGCGCAGGTTACTCGTAAAATTGCTAAGGACCTTGCGTATATGTCTGATACGGATTTGTTCTACCCGTATTTCACTGTCAGGGAACTAATGGAGTATTACGATTCGCAATTTGCCGATTTTGATTTGATCAAAGCGAAGGAACTGGCGGACTTTTTGAAAGTACCACATGATGCTAGGATGAAAAGCTTGTCTAAAGGGAACCGCGGACGTGTAAAGATTGCGGTGACACTTGCGCGAGAAGCGAAAATTTACCTGCTAGATGAACCTTTTTCAGGACTGGATCCGATGGTTAGAGACGATATTGCGAAAGGCCTAATCCGCTTTACAAATCCAGAAACGCAAACGGTCATTATGTCGACGCATGAAATTCGGGAAGTCGAACCACTGCTGGATGAAATTATCGTCATGCGCGGAGGACAGATTATTGCACATGAAGCGGTAGATGAAATTAGGGATTTACATGGCATGGATGCAACAAGCTGGATGGTATCGCTGTTCAGAAATCCGCAACAAGGAAAGGAGATGGTCAAATGA
- a CDS encoding MGMT family protein gives MIPFTERVIRMIQQIPPGRVMTYGQVAAAAGNPRGARQISCILHSMSAKHDLPWHRIINAQGGISTPTDREDKGSLQQELLESEGVAFSSDGKVDLNKYRWFPEGEYI, from the coding sequence ATGATTCCATTTACAGAACGTGTCATCCGTATGATTCAGCAGATTCCACCTGGTAGAGTCATGACCTATGGACAAGTAGCTGCAGCTGCAGGGAATCCGCGTGGAGCAAGACAAATTTCCTGTATCCTTCACTCCATGAGTGCAAAGCATGACTTACCTTGGCATCGGATTATTAATGCGCAAGGAGGCATTTCCACACCAACCGACCGGGAAGACAAAGGCAGTCTGCAACAAGAGCTGCTCGAGTCAGAAGGCGTAGCATTTTCAAGTGATGGGAAAGTCGATTTGAATAAATACCGATGGTTTCCCGAAGGCGAATATATTTGA
- a CDS encoding VOC family protein, with amino-acid sequence MTQFLTGIDHIQIAAPPDSEELARKFYGEILGMREIPKPENLKARGGCWFQCGVQEVHIGIQADFTPAKKAHPGFTVHALQQLKTRLEEADYIISEEPPIAGRERFFTYDPFGNRIEFLAFD; translated from the coding sequence ATGACGCAATTTCTCACAGGGATCGATCATATCCAAATCGCTGCGCCGCCTGACTCTGAAGAGCTGGCACGAAAATTCTACGGGGAAATTCTTGGTATGCGGGAAATCCCGAAACCTGAAAATCTGAAGGCGCGGGGCGGTTGCTGGTTTCAATGTGGTGTACAGGAAGTCCATATCGGCATTCAAGCTGATTTCACACCTGCTAAAAAAGCACATCCCGGTTTCACCGTACATGCACTTCAGCAATTAAAAACCCGCCTTGAAGAAGCAGATTATATCATCTCTGAAGAACCACCTATCGCAGGACGCGAACGATTTTTCACTTATGATCCGTTCGGCAACCGGATTGAGTTTCTGGCATTCGATTGA
- a CDS encoding transcriptional regulator: MRQQLLKIYQRHELADMIYIGADGSLTKRRIHILSITNHSFKAYCYLRRSKRTFKIDRVLSVQQVVNREPQAI; the protein is encoded by the coding sequence GTGAGACAGCAACTGTTAAAAATATATCAAAGGCATGAATTGGCGGACATGATTTATATCGGCGCGGATGGTTCTTTGACGAAAAGACGAATTCATATTCTGTCGATCACCAACCATTCATTCAAAGCTTATTGTTATTTGCGCCGTTCCAAACGTACATTTAAAATAGATCGGGTACTATCTGTACAACAGGTGGTGAATCGGGAACCGCAGGCGATCTAG
- a CDS encoding GntR family transcriptional regulator, with protein sequence MGIDFLPDKPIYQQLIDRILGDIMRGTLIPGEKLPSVREYAIEAGVNANTMQRVYKELEQMEITETRRGQGSFVTENQQKIEALRDDMKLQLVTTFLQSVAAFGFTKDEIVQCLKDWGDK encoded by the coding sequence ATGGGCATAGATTTTCTACCAGACAAACCAATTTACCAACAGCTCATCGACCGGATCCTGGGGGATATTATGCGCGGCACATTAATACCCGGAGAAAAGTTACCATCAGTTCGTGAATATGCAATAGAGGCAGGGGTCAATGCAAATACGATGCAGCGCGTTTACAAGGAGTTAGAGCAGATGGAAATCACTGAAACGAGAAGGGGGCAGGGATCGTTTGTGACAGAGAATCAGCAAAAAATCGAAGCGCTTCGTGATGACATGAAGCTGCAACTTGTGACGACGTTTCTGCAAAGTGTTGCAGCGTTCGGATTCACGAAGGATGAAATCGTGCAATGTTTAAAGGATTGGGGGGATAAGTGA
- a CDS encoding ABC transporter ATP-binding protein: protein MKPVVELKNLSKTIGKKKIIDSVNLALYPGTITGFLGPNGAGKTTTIRMMVGLMKRTEGDVVIEGVSLSDNFEEGLSKVGVIVENPEMYKFMSGYKNLVHFARMHKGVTKERIDEVINQVGMQNRIHEKVGTYSLGMRQRLGLAQALLHRPKFLILDEPTNGLDPAGIREFRQYLRKIAETEGVSVFVSSHMLSEIELMCDRIAVIQNGKLIDIREMSEMKESFYYLEASPVEEAKQMLVENGFTVESFNKGLLINAEHQQIPELVQSFIAKGLQVFAIQPHRKTLEDEFLEMTGGGQIAESYTK from the coding sequence ATGAAACCGGTAGTTGAACTGAAAAACCTATCAAAGACCATTGGTAAAAAGAAGATTATCGATAGCGTGAATTTAGCGTTATACCCGGGCACCATCACGGGTTTTCTCGGTCCGAACGGAGCGGGGAAGACGACGACAATTCGGATGATGGTTGGACTGATGAAGCGAACCGAAGGGGATGTCGTCATTGAAGGCGTTTCACTGAGTGATAATTTTGAAGAAGGTCTATCAAAAGTGGGTGTCATCGTTGAAAATCCGGAAATGTATAAGTTCATGTCGGGGTACAAGAACTTGGTTCATTTTGCGCGCATGCATAAAGGCGTGACGAAGGAGCGGATTGACGAAGTCATCAATCAGGTTGGCATGCAAAATCGGATCCATGAAAAAGTCGGGACCTATTCACTTGGAATGCGCCAACGGCTTGGACTTGCGCAGGCGTTATTACACAGACCGAAGTTTCTAATTTTAGATGAACCGACGAATGGATTGGATCCTGCGGGTATCCGTGAATTCCGCCAGTATTTACGTAAGATTGCTGAGACGGAAGGGGTATCCGTCTTTGTGTCAAGCCACATGCTGTCTGAAATTGAGTTAATGTGTGATCGGATCGCTGTCATTCAAAATGGGAAATTAATCGACATCCGGGAAATGTCCGAGATGAAGGAATCTTTCTATTATCTAGAGGCATCTCCCGTGGAGGAAGCGAAACAAATGCTTGTAGAGAATGGATTTACAGTTGAATCATTTAATAAAGGCCTACTCATCAATGCGGAACATCAACAAATTCCGGAGCTGGTTCAATCTTTCATTGCGAAAGGCTTGCAAGTATTTGCTATACAGCCGCATCGTAAAACATTGGAAGACGAGTTCCTAGAAATGACAGGAGGTGGGCAGATTGCTGAATCTTATACGAAATGA
- the mscL gene encoding large-conductance mechanosensitive channel protein MscL has protein sequence MWKDFKEFAFKGNVIDLAVAVVIGAAFGKIVSSLVEHIIMPGVGMITGKVDISELAVTVNKVVFPYGMFLQSILDFIIIAFSIFIFVRILMKFKRKEEPTKEETAAIDAKEELLKEIRDLLKEGK, from the coding sequence ATGTGGAAAGACTTTAAGGAATTTGCATTCAAAGGGAATGTCATTGATCTTGCTGTAGCTGTCGTTATCGGTGCAGCGTTTGGCAAGATTGTTTCCTCCCTTGTTGAACATATTATTATGCCCGGAGTCGGGATGATTACGGGGAAAGTAGATATTTCAGAACTGGCCGTGACGGTTAACAAAGTCGTGTTTCCGTACGGAATGTTTCTACAATCCATCCTCGACTTCATCATCATCGCGTTCTCTATTTTCATCTTCGTTCGCATTTTGATGAAATTCAAACGGAAAGAAGAACCGACCAAAGAAGAAACAGCAGCTATCGATGCAAAGGAAGAATTGTTGAAAGAGATTCGCGATCTATTAAAAGAAGGCAAGTAA
- a CDS encoding helix-turn-helix domain-containing protein: MKNVGSILKYYRMKNNLTQGELSEGICSISHLSKIESNRYVPHAETVDALFKRMNVVWAKEVQTYETLKEKLNAFILHSVYYDLKSMEILYKELSDNEEFLQSTDLVNRYELYKLRYYLFKQEIPRATQQVIILKKMMSTFNDYEKGISKVIFFMHDIFSQNFEKAEERLEQIEENRERIPQMFEGELYYQKAYLLHTKAQYGRSSYFAELAVDHYQKDCNYIRLLHAQLLLAINYTNRDLILQAEGLFKTVLRNSKMMELDELYQGALYNYSELQNRMGLHKSAYNLLMELKQLIEPRTDYYTSILIHLLHTAAVEEMDFEVLLQELEAIVGRKNDAYLTTQLNYFRAMKISQQELFDYCEEIAFPFYEEYGYIGEARSIAWKLANHYRSIGKLDAAKKYSLYYYEKGDEK, translated from the coding sequence ATGAAGAACGTCGGATCGATACTCAAATACTACCGTATGAAAAATAATCTTACACAAGGTGAGTTGTCTGAGGGGATTTGTTCCATATCGCATTTGAGTAAAATTGAGTCGAATCGATATGTGCCTCATGCAGAAACGGTTGATGCGTTATTTAAAAGAATGAATGTCGTTTGGGCGAAAGAAGTACAAACATATGAGACGTTGAAAGAGAAACTCAATGCTTTCATTTTACACTCAGTCTATTATGACTTGAAGTCTATGGAAATTCTCTATAAAGAGCTATCAGATAACGAAGAGTTTTTGCAATCCACCGACCTTGTAAATAGGTATGAGTTGTATAAATTACGTTATTATCTATTTAAGCAGGAAATTCCACGTGCTACGCAACAAGTCATCATACTTAAAAAAATGATGTCTACATTCAACGATTATGAAAAAGGTATATCAAAAGTCATTTTCTTTATGCATGATATCTTCTCGCAAAATTTCGAGAAAGCGGAAGAGCGCCTGGAACAGATTGAAGAAAACCGCGAACGCATACCTCAGATGTTCGAAGGCGAACTCTATTACCAGAAAGCTTATTTGCTCCACACGAAAGCACAATATGGACGATCTTCTTATTTTGCGGAACTGGCTGTCGATCATTATCAAAAAGACTGTAACTACATCCGTCTACTGCATGCACAACTACTGCTCGCCATTAATTATACAAATCGTGATTTGATTTTACAGGCGGAAGGATTGTTTAAAACGGTTTTACGAAATTCTAAAATGATGGAACTGGACGAGCTGTACCAAGGTGCACTTTATAATTATTCAGAGCTGCAGAATCGGATGGGACTCCACAAGTCTGCGTATAACCTTTTGATGGAACTAAAACAGTTGATTGAACCAAGAACCGACTATTACACATCAATTCTCATTCATTTACTTCACACCGCTGCTGTCGAAGAAATGGATTTTGAAGTACTGTTACAGGAGTTAGAAGCGATTGTAGGAAGAAAAAATGATGCCTATTTGACCACACAACTTAACTACTTTAGGGCTATGAAAATATCCCAACAAGAACTTTTTGACTATTGTGAAGAAATTGCATTTCCTTTCTATGAAGAATATGGTTATATTGGAGAAGCAAGAAGTATTGCATGGAAGTTAGCGAATCACTACCGGTCCATCGGTAAATTAGATGCAGCCAAGAAGTATAGTTTGTACTATTACGAAAAGGGAGATGAGAAGTAA
- a CDS encoding ABC transporter permease, translating to MLNLIRNEWMKLWNKKGTWVMVGILVLLTAAMMGLMKFIELQMTDDPMQMGNGTIQVDGTSDMQGSMESELNFLTSQLADDSLSKAERKELEAEMKVMEYRIDHDIQPISEFSKEGMIKNPASIGGTVLLLTVIVAAGIVASEFSQGTIKMLLTRPVQRWKILTSKFIAVNLFGILLMIIGYIVYIILAMVLFKSGTGQELAYNGTEVVEVSIWGKSLYMLLLSFGSVFVTATFAFTIGSVFRSSSLAIGLSLFIYFTGSTISALLMKYEIAKYLIFTHMDLTQFETGMKLVEDITLPFSLAVLAVYMIVFLVISYTTFMKRDVTA from the coding sequence TTGCTGAATCTTATACGAAATGAATGGATGAAATTATGGAATAAGAAAGGCACATGGGTCATGGTCGGCATTCTAGTTCTACTGACGGCTGCGATGATGGGACTCATGAAATTCATCGAGCTTCAAATGACAGATGATCCAATGCAAATGGGGAACGGCACAATCCAGGTGGATGGGACATCTGATATGCAAGGTTCAATGGAAAGTGAATTGAACTTCCTTACATCGCAATTAGCGGATGACTCGCTATCAAAGGCGGAGCGAAAAGAGCTCGAAGCTGAAATGAAAGTTATGGAATACAGGATAGATCATGACATCCAACCAATCAGTGAATTTAGTAAAGAAGGTATGATAAAAAATCCTGCCTCCATAGGTGGAACTGTCTTGTTATTAACCGTCATCGTGGCGGCAGGAATTGTTGCTTCCGAGTTCTCACAAGGAACGATTAAGATGCTGCTCACCCGCCCTGTGCAACGCTGGAAAATCCTTACGTCAAAATTCATTGCTGTAAATCTATTCGGCATATTGCTCATGATAATTGGTTATATCGTCTATATCATTTTGGCAATGGTGCTTTTCAAATCGGGAACAGGACAGGAACTTGCCTATAACGGCACGGAAGTTGTCGAAGTATCGATATGGGGCAAGAGTTTATATATGCTGCTGTTGTCATTCGGCAGTGTGTTCGTGACAGCGACGTTTGCCTTCACAATCGGCAGTGTGTTCCGATCAAGTTCGCTTGCAATTGGGTTATCGTTGTTTATCTACTTCACAGGCTCCACTATCTCCGCATTGTTGATGAAATACGAAATTGCGAAGTATTTGATATTTACACATATGGATTTAACACAATTCGAAACAGGTATGAAGTTGGTCGAAGATATCACTTTACCATTCTCACTCGCTGTTTTGGCTGTGTATATGATTGTATTTCTTGTAATTAGCTATACGACGTTCATGAAAAGGGATGTAACTGCTTAA
- a CDS encoding phosphatase PAP2 family protein gives MKILSARLILALVLCILFGGVFAYIARSISLETINDFDSTIINIVQGWEADWLTPIMKVFTFIGSTKFVLFLIAVGFAILLFAVRNRAEAFLFFIALGGTGALNQTLKFIFKRERPDIHRLIEETGFSFPSGHTMMAFSLYAVIAYLLWRHIRTAASKVLLLFVAIFMFAMIGISRIYLGVHYPSDIAGGVAASAFWMIIAISVYGYVLDRRKRTIAK, from the coding sequence ATGAAAATACTTTCCGCACGCCTCATTCTGGCGTTAGTACTATGTATTCTTTTTGGCGGTGTCTTCGCCTATATCGCGAGAAGTATCAGTCTCGAAACGATTAATGATTTTGACAGTACTATCATTAACATCGTTCAAGGGTGGGAAGCTGATTGGCTGACACCCATTATGAAAGTATTTACATTTATCGGCTCGACGAAATTCGTCTTATTTCTTATCGCCGTCGGTTTCGCTATTCTCCTGTTCGCCGTGCGCAATCGTGCAGAAGCGTTCTTGTTCTTCATTGCTCTTGGAGGGACAGGCGCATTAAACCAAACTTTGAAATTCATTTTCAAACGCGAACGTCCCGACATTCATCGCCTCATCGAAGAGACAGGTTTCAGTTTCCCGAGCGGTCATACGATGATGGCATTCAGTCTATACGCGGTTATCGCTTACCTCCTGTGGCGACACATACGCACAGCCGCCAGCAAAGTCCTGCTACTCTTTGTAGCGATCTTCATGTTTGCAATGATCGGCATTAGTCGAATCTATCTCGGTGTCCATTATCCGAGTGACATCGCTGGAGGTGTGGCAGCAAGCGCCTTCTGGATGATTATTGCCATTTCAGTTTACGGTTATGTTTTGGACCGAAGAAAACGTACAATTGCAAAGTAA
- a CDS encoding S8 family peptidase, with protein MKKTMKALAVVALSASMLMPIHGVQAQGDFDDFKKEQMSKRGETFRVLITANTEGKIMQLQSTYELRNEFDGNAYTTDVTAKQFEALKKLPDITVEKVDVLSIQMEPGSLEVSQDVDAMAASQSVPWGIKAIYNDNTLTSTSGGSNIRIAVLDTGVNVNHSDLYYNAEQCKDFTQTASMVNNSCVDRNGHGTHVAGSALGEGGDDRRGVYGVASNAKLWAYKVLTDSGNGYADDIANAIRHAADQASAQRVKVVINMSLGSQGESSLITNAVNYAYSRGVLVVAAAGNDGYAPGTIGYPAALPSAIAVANLENRQEKGTYRVANSSSRGFSNTTGDYVIQKGDVEISAPGSSIFSTWYNGGYATISGTSMASPHVAGLAAKIWAENPSFTNVQLRANLQNRARSYDVLGGYYAGNGDDIAAGFGFARVR; from the coding sequence ATGAAAAAAACAATGAAAGCGCTTGCAGTTGTAGCTCTATCCGCAAGTATGCTAATGCCAATTCACGGGGTGCAAGCCCAGGGAGATTTTGATGATTTCAAGAAAGAGCAAATGTCGAAGCGCGGCGAGACATTCCGGGTGCTAATCACTGCAAATACTGAAGGAAAAATTATGCAACTTCAGAGTACTTATGAGCTGCGAAATGAATTTGATGGGAATGCCTATACAACAGATGTAACGGCAAAGCAATTTGAAGCATTGAAGAAATTGCCGGATATCACGGTTGAAAAAGTCGATGTCCTTTCCATACAAATGGAACCAGGGTCGCTTGAAGTAAGTCAAGATGTGGACGCGATGGCCGCAAGCCAATCCGTTCCGTGGGGAATTAAAGCCATTTATAATGATAATACATTAACGTCCACGTCAGGTGGTTCGAATATTCGAATTGCCGTCCTTGATACGGGAGTAAACGTTAATCATAGTGATCTCTATTACAATGCGGAACAATGTAAAGACTTCACGCAAACAGCGTCAATGGTGAATAACTCTTGTGTAGACCGTAACGGACATGGAACACATGTGGCGGGCAGCGCGCTTGGAGAAGGAGGAGATGACCGGAGAGGCGTATATGGAGTTGCGTCAAATGCGAAGCTTTGGGCATACAAAGTATTGACAGATTCGGGTAACGGATATGCAGATGACATTGCGAATGCTATCCGACATGCAGCCGATCAAGCATCCGCTCAACGTGTAAAAGTCGTTATTAATATGTCTTTAGGTTCCCAAGGAGAAAGCTCGCTAATCACTAATGCTGTAAACTACGCATATAGTCGAGGAGTTCTCGTCGTTGCGGCTGCCGGAAACGACGGATATGCTCCGGGAACAATCGGTTATCCAGCTGCCTTGCCTTCTGCAATCGCAGTGGCCAATCTAGAAAATCGTCAAGAAAAAGGAACATACCGTGTTGCCAACTCCTCATCCCGCGGCTTTTCAAACACGACCGGCGATTATGTGATTCAAAAAGGTGATGTGGAAATTTCTGCACCGGGCAGCTCAATTTTCTCAACTTGGTATAACGGTGGGTATGCCACGATTAGTGGTACATCGATGGCGTCTCCGCATGTAGCAGGATTAGCTGCGAAAATCTGGGCGGAAAACCCTTCTTTCACGAATGTGCAACTGCGTGCCAACCTACAAAACCGTGCAAGATCGTATGATGTCCTTGGCGGATACTATGCAGGAAATGGAGATGACATCGCCGCTGGTTTCGGCTTTGCCCGTGTACGATAA
- a CDS encoding sulfite exporter TauE/SafE family protein, whose translation MDYILLYVIGVVAMTLGTLAGGGGLITVPAMLLMGFPIHAIIGAGKISTTVSSFSTFMTVLVKKRVTWKESWWIIPASLTGGLTGGFIATRLAEGTLYVVAVILLIGAFIISFFSKAVFAGNEELRPSKVGVSGLLGIGLYDGMFGPGQGTLLLYLFNHLRISYMRSIGFVRLANFSSGFGAAISFIAMGKIIWPMVFALMLGSLTGAQIGVRLSERLNPKHVQWLLRFVTIALIGQLIVKMFIE comes from the coding sequence GTGGATTATATCCTGTTATATGTTATCGGCGTAGTGGCGATGACGCTTGGTACACTGGCGGGTGGTGGTGGACTAATAACAGTTCCAGCTATGCTGCTCATGGGTTTTCCTATTCATGCCATCATCGGGGCGGGTAAGATTTCAACGACGGTCAGTTCCTTTTCGACGTTCATGACGGTACTTGTGAAAAAACGTGTGACGTGGAAGGAATCTTGGTGGATCATTCCGGCATCGCTGACAGGGGGGCTGACGGGTGGTTTCATCGCGACGAGGTTGGCAGAGGGCACGCTGTATGTCGTTGCAGTCATTTTGCTCATAGGCGCGTTTATCATTTCATTCTTTTCAAAAGCTGTTTTTGCTGGGAATGAAGAGTTGCGGCCTTCAAAAGTGGGCGTTTCGGGGTTACTAGGTATTGGCTTATATGACGGTATGTTTGGTCCAGGGCAAGGCACGCTGTTATTATACTTATTCAATCATTTACGGATTAGTTATATGCGGTCAATCGGATTTGTTAGGCTTGCCAATTTTTCAAGTGGATTCGGGGCTGCCATCAGTTTCATCGCGATGGGGAAAATTATTTGGCCGATGGTATTCGCACTTATGTTAGGGTCTCTGACAGGTGCCCAAATCGGTGTGCGTCTATCGGAAAGACTAAATCCAAAGCATGTGCAATGGCTGTTGCGGTTTGTAACGATTGCATTGATCGGCCAGTTAATTGTAAAAATGTTCATTGAGTAA